From Butyricimonas paravirosa, one genomic window encodes:
- a CDS encoding FecR family protein gives MEKMKKWSQIYEWSKRVRTYLEEDFSSSSLDEEDIIVRRVTERLSDPDYLRGKGQEQGRFDAETAFRKLRRRNSRRVMIRVGSVAAVLVLIVGIVVLYKGDFSQEKNVLKLTQGVIPALLPGTNKAILHLADGRELILNDALRAKIETKEGVVEVDSMGVVYGIKVDSVATEKVQEYHVMTIPRGGEFHLTLADGTQVWLNSETELRFPVHFAGGERKVYLKGEAYFDVTEDAARPFVVETSMGDIKVLGTAFNVSVYDERTMAATLEKGSICYLKDSRKGVLIKPGEQLVCTEDSDLPVVRKVNTRLYTAWKDNLFCFEEQYLDQIMLTLARWYDFQVKFESEELKKLELSGTLDKYSDIQPLLRLFELGTDVKFEIQNKVIYVRKVK, from the coding sequence ATGGAAAAGATGAAAAAATGGAGTCAAATATATGAATGGTCCAAAAGAGTCAGGACTTATTTGGAGGAAGATTTTTCCTCTTCGTCTCTTGACGAGGAAGATATTATCGTTCGCCGTGTTACGGAACGATTGTCTGATCCGGATTATCTGCGGGGGAAAGGACAGGAACAAGGGCGTTTCGATGCGGAGACGGCTTTTAGGAAATTACGACGGAGAAATTCACGTCGGGTTATGATTCGAGTGGGAAGTGTTGCCGCTGTTTTGGTATTGATCGTGGGGATAGTTGTTTTATATAAGGGAGATTTTTCTCAAGAGAAAAACGTGTTGAAATTGACACAAGGGGTAATTCCAGCTCTTCTGCCGGGAACAAACAAGGCGATTTTGCATTTGGCGGATGGCCGGGAGCTCATTTTGAATGATGCTTTGCGGGCGAAAATCGAGACAAAAGAGGGCGTGGTGGAAGTGGATTCGATGGGGGTAGTTTATGGAATAAAAGTGGATTCCGTGGCAACGGAAAAGGTGCAGGAATATCACGTTATGACGATACCACGCGGGGGTGAATTTCATTTGACATTGGCCGATGGAACTCAGGTGTGGCTGAATTCAGAGACGGAATTACGTTTCCCGGTTCATTTTGCAGGGGGAGAGCGGAAAGTGTATTTGAAAGGGGAGGCATATTTTGATGTGACCGAGGATGCCGCTCGTCCTTTCGTGGTGGAGACTTCGATGGGCGATATAAAAGTGTTGGGAACGGCGTTTAACGTTTCGGTTTATGATGAGCGAACGATGGCGGCGACGCTGGAGAAGGGGAGTATATGTTATTTGAAAGATTCCCGAAAGGGGGTGCTGATCAAACCGGGAGAACAGTTGGTTTGTACGGAAGATTCCGATTTACCTGTGGTTCGGAAAGTGAATACCCGGTTGTACACGGCTTGGAAAGATAATCTTTTCTGTTTCGAAGAACAGTATTTAGATCAGATCATGTTGACGTTGGCTCGTTGGTACGATTTCCAAGTGAAATTTGAATCCGAGGAATTGAAAAAATTGGAGTTATCGGGAACATTGGATAAATATTCGGATATACAGCCTTTATTGCGGTTATTCGAATTGGGTACGGATGTGAAATTTGAAATTCAAAATAAAGTTATTTATGTGCGGAAAGTAAAATAA
- a CDS encoding SusC/RagA family TonB-linked outer membrane protein has product MKKNPPNVWVRPHCVKKMLQVMKLALLFVVLFFTSASAFTQRVSLSVKAETTLNEVLKQVKDQTGVRILYDAGKMKRVSCREMKIADLEVAEALRQILKDTRFEFFEEGGVFIVREALSQQAKVIRLVGMVTDEKKQPLPGVTVQLKGFSVGTATNGAGMYQLSIPNAPEKFSLIFSFVGMISQEVVYAGKDTINVVMKEDVETLDDVVVTGYMTLDKSKYVGAINKVYARDIMIPGESTIDQMLQGVIPGMSVRITSGMVGSTPKIRIRGTSTLLGSQDPVWVVDGVIQRDPLPISETDASLSSDLENLRDIAANAISWLNPSDIESLTVLKDASATAIYGSKAANGVIVISTKKAQAGSASLSYSGSFSIGQRPRYGLYNQMNSRELMDFSREMYEDRVRYPSAILPIGYAGLVKKLTNKEITHEQLEEEYNKMANNNTDWFDLLFRNSFNHKHNLSITGGSEKIASRASIGITEEKGEARGNEGKTFTGSSNTVLQLIPNLRISLNLNGSYREMFGFAYEVSPFNYAYNTARTIPLYNEDGTLYYHEKWGNSSTAISGKSWYGYNILNEINNTGNENRTKMVSSSIDVSWKILPYLEYQGLVSYTVSSSEVKSYATEYSHYISSLRGYEVGEVTANSKEEKMTRLPFGGLLVMENATTNTWSVRNSLVFNKLYKDVHSVTLQVGFEVSSNTSTGSRNTRYGYLRYRGEAFASIPTTYTTVNNAVAQQNPLLETMRTASSVTNRENNYVSEFLTAVYSFDNRYVVNFNARLDASNRFGQDKNDRFEPTWSIGAKWRVGSEPFTRNWNWMESLDISGSYGYQGNSVEEVSPYLIASDGGLSQFYNQYTLNIKYLPYEKLGWEKTKSWNASVDLSFLKGRMNVVFNAYGKKSDVIASRQVPGENGMLNSRIFGTEMDNKGYELTVNFISVRTQDWTWSFSVNTGKVTNKISDNERVNKLEDFLDGSAVINGKSYNTFYSFQYKELSQENGEPLFHNLDIEKTNDFTEFLVRSGNFDSDFTGGFNTQVRYKRLSFTMQFAMQFGGQDRLPELYTGTLKGVPGPQENVSRQLKKRWRKAGDQTDIPAVPNYNSASSFGYVSLPVLSGTSSMTPYAMYSQSDLRVADTDLIRCRQIALTYSVGESILKALHLKYASISWSMSNPFMIAFDKAWKGLDPETKNWPARRTTSLSLNVTF; this is encoded by the coding sequence ATGAAAAAAAATCCACCTAACGTGTGGGTACGACCACATTGTGTCAAAAAAATGTTACAAGTCATGAAACTAGCTTTACTTTTTGTGGTGTTGTTTTTCACCTCAGCGAGTGCGTTTACCCAACGGGTGAGCCTTTCGGTGAAAGCGGAAACGACGTTGAACGAGGTGCTAAAACAAGTGAAGGATCAAACGGGTGTTCGAATTTTGTACGATGCCGGGAAGATGAAACGTGTATCATGTCGGGAGATGAAAATTGCCGATTTAGAGGTTGCGGAGGCATTGAGGCAAATTTTGAAAGATACCCGTTTTGAGTTTTTCGAGGAAGGTGGGGTGTTTATCGTGCGAGAGGCTTTGTCGCAACAGGCGAAAGTGATTCGCCTTGTGGGGATGGTGACGGACGAGAAGAAACAACCGTTACCGGGGGTGACTGTTCAGTTGAAAGGATTTTCAGTTGGAACAGCGACAAACGGGGCAGGGATGTACCAATTATCCATTCCGAATGCCCCGGAGAAGTTTTCTTTGATTTTTTCTTTTGTGGGGATGATTTCTCAAGAGGTGGTCTATGCGGGAAAGGATACTATTAATGTAGTAATGAAAGAGGACGTGGAGACGTTGGATGACGTGGTGGTCACCGGTTACATGACCTTGGACAAGAGTAAGTACGTGGGGGCGATTAACAAGGTGTATGCGAGAGATATTATGATCCCGGGGGAAAGTACAATTGACCAGATGTTGCAGGGAGTAATCCCGGGAATGTCCGTGCGGATTACTTCCGGAATGGTTGGATCGACGCCTAAAATTAGGATTCGTGGAACATCGACATTGTTGGGTAGTCAAGATCCGGTGTGGGTGGTTGATGGGGTCATTCAGCGAGACCCGCTTCCGATCAGTGAAACGGATGCTTCTCTTTCCAGTGATTTGGAGAATCTACGGGATATTGCCGCTAATGCGATTTCTTGGTTGAATCCCTCGGATATAGAGTCGTTGACCGTGTTGAAGGATGCGTCGGCAACTGCCATCTACGGTTCGAAGGCGGCAAACGGGGTGATCGTGATCAGTACTAAAAAGGCTCAGGCGGGTTCCGCATCTCTTTCCTATTCGGGAAGTTTCAGTATTGGTCAGCGTCCCCGTTACGGTTTGTACAATCAAATGAATTCTAGGGAATTGATGGATTTTTCCAGAGAAATGTACGAAGACCGGGTGCGCTACCCCAGTGCTATATTACCTATCGGGTATGCCGGGTTGGTGAAGAAATTGACGAACAAGGAGATTACTCATGAACAGTTGGAAGAGGAGTATAACAAGATGGCAAACAATAACACGGATTGGTTTGATCTTTTGTTCCGTAATTCTTTTAATCACAAGCATAATTTGAGTATTACCGGGGGATCGGAGAAGATTGCCAGTCGTGCGTCCATCGGTATTACCGAGGAAAAAGGAGAGGCACGGGGGAATGAAGGCAAGACGTTTACCGGTAGCTCGAACACGGTATTGCAGTTGATCCCGAACTTGAGGATTAGCTTGAATCTGAATGGTAGTTACCGGGAAATGTTTGGTTTTGCCTATGAGGTCAGTCCGTTTAATTATGCATATAACACGGCGCGGACTATCCCGTTGTATAACGAGGACGGCACGTTGTATTATCATGAAAAATGGGGAAATTCCAGTACGGCTATTTCCGGGAAAAGCTGGTATGGATATAATATTTTGAATGAAATAAATAACACGGGTAACGAGAACCGGACCAAGATGGTGTCTTCAAGTATTGATGTTTCGTGGAAGATTTTGCCTTATCTGGAGTACCAGGGGTTGGTTTCTTACACGGTGAGTTCGTCGGAAGTCAAGTCGTATGCCACGGAATATTCCCATTATATCAGTTCTCTTCGGGGATACGAGGTAGGTGAGGTGACAGCGAATAGTAAGGAGGAGAAGATGACACGATTGCCTTTTGGCGGGTTGCTGGTGATGGAAAATGCCACGACAAATACTTGGTCAGTTCGGAATAGTTTGGTATTTAATAAATTATACAAAGATGTGCATAGCGTGACGTTGCAGGTGGGATTTGAAGTTTCTTCCAACACGTCTACCGGTTCGAGAAATACGCGCTATGGTTATTTGCGTTACCGGGGAGAGGCTTTCGCTTCCATACCGACGACCTATACCACGGTGAATAATGCTGTGGCTCAACAAAACCCTCTTTTGGAGACGATGAGAACAGCGTCGTCTGTAACGAACCGTGAGAATAATTATGTCAGTGAGTTTTTGACTGCGGTATATTCTTTTGATAATCGGTATGTTGTGAATTTTAATGCCCGTTTGGATGCGTCCAATCGTTTCGGACAGGACAAAAATGATCGGTTCGAACCGACTTGGTCTATCGGGGCAAAATGGAGAGTGGGTAGTGAGCCGTTTACCCGTAATTGGAACTGGATGGAATCTTTGGATATATCCGGGTCTTACGGTTACCAGGGGAATTCGGTGGAAGAGGTGTCTCCTTATTTGATCGCCAGTGATGGGGGATTGAGTCAATTTTATAACCAGTACACGTTGAATATAAAGTATTTGCCTTACGAGAAACTGGGATGGGAGAAGACGAAATCATGGAATGCAAGCGTGGATCTTTCTTTCTTGAAGGGACGGATGAACGTGGTGTTCAATGCTTATGGGAAAAAGAGTGACGTTATTGCTTCCCGACAGGTTCCGGGAGAGAACGGGATGTTGAATTCCAGAATTTTCGGAACGGAAATGGATAATAAGGGCTACGAGTTGACCGTTAATTTTATTTCTGTTCGCACGCAAGACTGGACTTGGTCATTCTCCGTGAATACGGGAAAGGTGACGAATAAGATCTCGGATAATGAACGAGTGAATAAGTTGGAAGATTTCTTGGACGGTTCGGCTGTTATAAACGGGAAGTCGTATAACACGTTTTACTCTTTCCAGTATAAGGAGTTGAGTCAAGAGAATGGTGAACCTTTGTTCCATAATTTGGATATTGAGAAGACGAATGATTTCACGGAGTTTTTGGTGCGTAGCGGGAATTTTGATTCCGATTTCACGGGAGGTTTCAACACGCAGGTGAGATATAAGAGATTGTCGTTTACCATGCAGTTCGCCATGCAGTTTGGTGGGCAGGATCGTTTGCCGGAATTGTATACCGGTACATTGAAAGGTGTTCCGGGACCGCAGGAAAATGTTTCACGCCAATTGAAGAAACGTTGGCGGAAAGCGGGTGACCAGACTGATATTCCGGCAGTGCCGAATTATAACAGTGCCAGTTCGTTTGGTTATGTTTCATTGCCGGTGTTGTCTGGAACGAGTTCGATGACTCCTTATGCCATGTACAGCCAGTCAGATCTTCGGGTAGCCGACACGGATTTGATCCGTTGCCGTCAAATAGCGCTTACGTATAGTGTGGGTGAAAGTATTTTGAAGGCTCTTCACTTGAAGTACGCGAGTATCAGTTGGAGCATGAGTAACCCGTTTATGATTGCTTTTGACAAGGCATGGAAGGGGTTGGATCCGGAGACGAAGAATTGGCCTGCGCGGCGGACAACGTCTCTTTCTTTAAACGTGACTTTTTAA
- a CDS encoding RagB/SusD family nutrient uptake outer membrane protein, producing MKERILLIIFTLGILTTSCSDFLDSKSQDEVIPKTTKDFRELLLGSGYPAPANAHPLSLTGYMDDDVDTDLGNSMAGSDLVKGIFSVFTWQADAEKYEGTIMSPELASTPYYAMYERIKGCNAVLDYIDEAIGTPQEINHIKAEALSVRALFYFWLVNLYGEPYTENPQAAGVPLKLSSSVEEVSVARATVGRVYNRILEDLTKAAELFGEESRVTTNFRINRPTVEILLSRVNLYMGKWKEAVEAATEAIRIGGKLADLTKIEKSGAFACVRYSSPEVTWMYGGAGMGFYIESGLNMAKELEERYSANDRRMDLYYSHDALRGSYYLQKEGTPAYGDLGYAPKQAIRISEAYLNRAEAYVLWDNKVTEALADLNELRRNRIEGYSDVSISDPTLLLEEIRKERRLELAREGHRWLDLRRYGMPSIKHTWLPGVGLTLQTFVLKAKDPMYTLPLPEAVLGVNPALSQNASANTPERKAE from the coding sequence ATGAAAGAAAGAATTTTATTGATAATATTTACGTTGGGAATTCTGACTACGTCTTGTTCAGATTTCCTAGATTCCAAATCTCAGGATGAGGTAATACCTAAAACAACGAAAGATTTTCGTGAGTTGCTGCTGGGATCGGGCTATCCCGCTCCTGCTAATGCTCATCCTTTGTCTCTGACGGGATATATGGATGATGATGTCGATACGGATTTGGGAAATAGTATGGCCGGTAGTGATCTTGTTAAGGGGATTTTTTCGGTTTTTACGTGGCAGGCTGATGCGGAAAAGTACGAGGGAACGATTATGAGCCCGGAGTTGGCGTCCACGCCTTATTATGCGATGTACGAGCGAATTAAGGGGTGTAATGCCGTGTTGGATTATATTGATGAGGCTATCGGAACACCGCAAGAGATAAATCATATAAAAGCAGAGGCTTTGTCCGTGAGGGCGTTGTTTTATTTTTGGTTGGTGAATCTTTATGGAGAGCCTTATACGGAGAATCCGCAGGCGGCAGGTGTTCCCTTGAAACTTTCTTCTTCGGTGGAAGAGGTTAGCGTGGCTCGTGCGACGGTGGGACGGGTGTATAATCGGATTCTGGAAGATTTGACGAAAGCGGCGGAGTTGTTTGGTGAAGAGAGCCGGGTGACCACGAATTTTAGAATAAATCGGCCGACGGTGGAAATCCTTCTTTCACGGGTAAATCTTTATATGGGGAAATGGAAAGAGGCGGTGGAGGCGGCCACGGAGGCTATCCGGATTGGCGGGAAGTTAGCCGATTTGACAAAGATTGAGAAAAGCGGTGCGTTTGCTTGTGTCAGATATTCTTCACCGGAAGTGACTTGGATGTATGGTGGTGCGGGTATGGGTTTCTATATCGAGAGTGGGTTGAATATGGCAAAAGAACTGGAAGAAAGATACAGTGCTAACGACCGACGGATGGATCTTTATTATTCACATGATGCACTCAGAGGTTCCTATTATCTTCAAAAAGAGGGAACCCCGGCATACGGAGATCTTGGGTATGCTCCGAAACAGGCGATACGGATCTCGGAGGCTTATTTGAATCGGGCAGAGGCTTACGTGTTGTGGGATAATAAGGTGACGGAGGCTTTAGCGGATTTGAACGAGTTACGTCGGAATCGTATCGAGGGGTATTCGGATGTGTCTATCAGTGATCCTACTTTGTTATTGGAAGAGATTCGCAAGGAGCGTCGTTTGGAATTAGCTAGAGAAGGACATCGCTGGTTGGATTTGCGTCGTTACGGGATGCCTTCCATTAAACATACGTGGTTGCCGGGAGTGGGGTTGACTTTACAGACTTTTGTGCTGAAGGCAAAGGACCCGATGTACACGTTACCATTGCCCGAAGCCGTATTGGGTGTTAACCCGGCTTTGAGTCAGAATGCTTCGGCCAATACCCCGGAACGTAAAGCGGAATGA
- a CDS encoding ABC transporter ATP-binding protein, which translates to MEKSVVRVENLSHRYNVQWAIRDINFEIDQRGVVGLLGSNGAGKSTTMNIICGVLKQTQGEVYIDGINFRENPVEAKRNIGFLPQKPPLYMDFTVDEYLTYCADLRMVDKRDVKKAVDEAKARCGITHFSSRLVRNLSGGYQQRVGIAQAIVHNPKFVVLDEPTNGLDPNQIVEVRHLIKEIAEERSVLLSTHILSEVQATCEEIKMIEQGQLVFSGTLDQFDNYIQPNTIMVTLANPPAEGSLVWEGVSNVERVTDHRFRLRYDGCRETARRVAEQSVNRCWGLEELVVEKSSMDEVFAKLSGKANDEGKR; encoded by the coding sequence ATGGAAAAATCAGTTGTAAGAGTAGAAAATCTGTCTCATCGTTACAATGTGCAGTGGGCTATTCGGGATATTAATTTCGAGATAGATCAGCGAGGGGTTGTGGGATTGCTGGGATCGAACGGGGCCGGGAAGTCCACCACGATGAATATTATTTGCGGGGTGTTGAAACAAACGCAGGGAGAAGTTTACATTGACGGTATCAATTTCCGGGAGAATCCGGTGGAGGCTAAAAGGAATATCGGTTTTTTGCCCCAGAAGCCTCCTTTATATATGGATTTTACCGTGGACGAGTATCTCACGTATTGTGCGGATTTGCGAATGGTGGATAAGAGGGATGTGAAAAAGGCGGTTGACGAGGCGAAGGCTCGGTGTGGGATTACTCATTTCAGTAGTCGCTTGGTTCGGAATTTATCGGGTGGGTATCAACAGCGTGTGGGAATCGCACAGGCGATCGTGCATAACCCGAAGTTCGTGGTGTTGGACGAGCCGACGAATGGGCTGGACCCGAACCAGATCGTGGAGGTGCGGCATCTGATTAAAGAAATCGCTGAGGAGCGTTCCGTGCTTTTGTCCACGCATATCCTTTCAGAGGTACAGGCTACTTGTGAAGAAATTAAGATGATTGAACAGGGGCAGCTGGTCTTTTCGGGGACGTTGGATCAGTTTGATAATTATATACAGCCGAACACGATTATGGTGACGTTGGCAAATCCCCCCGCGGAGGGAAGTCTTGTCTGGGAGGGAGTGAGTAACGTGGAGAGGGTTACGGATCACCGGTTCCGTTTGCGTTATGACGGATGCCGGGAGACGGCGAGACGGGTGGCGGAGCAGAGCGTGAATCGGTGCTGGGGATTGGAAGAGTTGGTGGTGGAGAAAAGCTCTATGGACGAGGTGTTTGCTAAATTATCCGGCAAGGCGAATGATGAAGGGAAAAGATAA
- a CDS encoding Gldg family protein gives MRRILKIAKAELFTLFYSPVAWLILVAFTVQVGLKFTGLMADFVYREDIGFGNGFLTANLLGGIFGMYNTVQQYLYLYMPLLTMGLMSREFSSGSIKLLYSSPVTSSQIVMGKFLAMMAYGLVLLGTLILYIGYAACVVDNFAFAEALSGLLGLYLLLCAYAAIGLFVSCLTSYQVVAAIGTLIILAVLNYMNQVWQDIAFIRDITYWLCLSGRTNEMISGLLCSEDILYFVIVISMFLLLSILKLQSTRQRVSFSMVWGKYLGVVVVAMLLGFVTSRPVMMCYYDATETKRNTLTPNSQEVMSKLEGGMTITTYVNFLDRDYYIGMPNMVNSDLERFKQYLRFKPEIKMKYVYYYDSVSNNPWLDVRFPNTTTKEKAEQLADMRDLNFKMFMAPEELKKKVDLSDEGNRFVRIVERENGQKAFLRLFDDMMKFPSEAEMAVTFKRFTMKLPKVGFLAGHGERSIDSDRAKDYLFFSQLKNFRYSLINQGFDVENVSLAGSSDIPDDIEIVVIADLTKPLEPGEQEKLDRYIARGGNLVIAGEVGKQDVMNPLVEQFGVRFLPGVLVQVKQDVQPDLMIVNATPEAGEMSYFFQDMLIGRNAKIVMNGAAGLAYTEDRGFKVTEILRTDTTGCWNEMETRDFVNDSVILNTAAGEVEAMYPVALALSRKVGDREQRIMILGDADCISNEEFSIRRNLRVMTANYTLVTGTFYWLSDEEAPIDVRRPMGTDNKIHLSRKAMPYLKTACMGIVPAILLIWGVVLWMRRKRK, from the coding sequence ATGAGAAGAATATTGAAAATAGCGAAAGCAGAGTTGTTTACTTTGTTTTATTCCCCGGTGGCTTGGCTGATCCTTGTGGCCTTTACCGTTCAAGTCGGGTTGAAGTTCACTGGGTTGATGGCGGATTTCGTTTACCGGGAAGATATTGGGTTCGGGAATGGATTTTTGACGGCGAATTTGCTGGGGGGTATATTCGGGATGTATAACACGGTGCAGCAGTATTTATACCTTTATATGCCTCTATTGACCATGGGGTTGATGAGCCGGGAGTTTAGTAGCGGGTCGATCAAGTTGCTATATTCTTCGCCAGTGACATCGTCTCAGATTGTCATGGGTAAGTTCTTGGCGATGATGGCTTACGGGTTGGTATTGTTGGGAACGTTAATCCTGTATATCGGTTACGCGGCTTGCGTGGTGGATAATTTTGCTTTTGCCGAGGCGTTGTCCGGTTTGCTGGGGTTGTATTTGTTGTTGTGTGCTTACGCGGCTATCGGGCTTTTTGTTTCGTGTCTGACCTCCTATCAAGTGGTTGCGGCTATCGGGACGTTGATTATTCTGGCCGTGCTGAATTACATGAATCAAGTGTGGCAGGATATCGCATTTATTCGGGATATCACGTATTGGTTATGTCTTTCCGGGCGTACGAACGAGATGATCAGCGGTTTGTTGTGTAGTGAAGATATTTTGTATTTCGTGATCGTGATTTCCATGTTCTTGTTGTTGAGTATTTTGAAATTGCAGTCCACGAGACAGCGGGTTTCTTTTTCCATGGTTTGGGGAAAATATCTTGGCGTGGTGGTGGTTGCGATGTTGTTGGGATTCGTGACGTCTCGTCCCGTGATGATGTGCTATTATGATGCGACGGAGACGAAACGGAATACCTTGACACCTAACAGTCAGGAGGTCATGAGTAAGTTGGAAGGAGGAATGACGATTACCACGTATGTCAATTTCTTGGATCGGGATTATTATATCGGGATGCCTAATATGGTAAATTCGGATTTGGAGAGGTTTAAGCAGTATTTGCGGTTTAAGCCGGAGATCAAGATGAAGTACGTGTATTATTACGATTCGGTTTCTAATAATCCTTGGTTGGACGTGCGATTCCCGAATACGACGACGAAGGAGAAGGCGGAGCAGTTGGCTGATATGCGTGATTTGAATTTCAAGATGTTCATGGCGCCCGAAGAGTTGAAGAAGAAAGTGGATTTGTCGGATGAGGGGAATCGTTTTGTACGGATCGTGGAACGGGAGAACGGGCAAAAGGCTTTCCTGCGTCTGTTCGATGACATGATGAAGTTCCCCAGCGAGGCGGAGATGGCCGTGACGTTTAAACGGTTTACCATGAAATTACCGAAAGTCGGGTTCTTGGCCGGACATGGGGAACGTTCGATTGATTCGGACCGGGCGAAGGATTATCTTTTCTTTTCGCAATTGAAGAATTTCCGTTATTCTTTGATTAATCAAGGGTTTGACGTGGAGAATGTTTCTCTTGCCGGAAGTTCGGATATTCCGGATGATATTGAGATCGTGGTGATTGCCGATCTGACAAAGCCTTTGGAGCCGGGGGAACAGGAAAAGTTAGATAGGTATATCGCCCGTGGAGGGAATTTGGTGATTGCCGGAGAGGTAGGCAAACAGGATGTTATGAATCCTCTCGTGGAGCAGTTCGGGGTTCGTTTTTTGCCGGGGGTTTTGGTACAGGTGAAGCAGGATGTTCAACCGGATTTGATGATCGTGAATGCCACGCCGGAGGCGGGAGAGATGTCTTATTTCTTTCAGGATATGTTGATCGGCCGGAATGCGAAGATCGTGATGAACGGGGCCGCGGGATTGGCCTACACGGAAGATCGGGGATTTAAGGTGACGGAGATTTTGCGGACAGATACGACCGGATGCTGGAACGAGATGGAGACGAGGGATTTCGTGAATGATAGCGTGATTCTTAATACGGCGGCCGGAGAGGTGGAGGCGATGTACCCGGTGGCTCTGGCTCTTTCCCGGAAGGTGGGAGATCGTGAGCAAAGGATTATGATTCTTGGGGATGCGGATTGTATCAGTAATGAAGAGTTTTCTATCCGGAGGAATTTGCGGGTGATGACGGCCAATTATACTTTGGTTACAGGTACGTTCTATTGGCTCTCTGATGAAGAGGCGCCTATTGATGTCCGTCGCCCTATGGGAACGGATAATAAGATACACTTGAGCCGGAAAGCGATGCCTTATTTGAAGACAGCGTGTATGGGAATTGTACCCGCTATATTGCTGATTTGGGGCGTGGTGTTGTGGATGAGGAGAAAGCGAAAATAA
- a CDS encoding RNA polymerase sigma-70 factor, translated as MQPEEFIDQINRKQMPAFRELFGSFYRYLVLYAMRYVRQQEVSEDIVQEVFIAIWESDKKYNSYHGFRAFLYDSVKNRCLNYLKHQEVERRHAEILLQEQDEEDEDHRLMREEMYRALHRAVDELPERCRQVFKLHLQGKKNEEIAQMLELSVETVKTQKKKAMYFLRERLGRLYYLLMILNIIDL; from the coding sequence ATGCAACCAGAAGAGTTTATAGACCAGATAAATAGAAAGCAAATGCCGGCTTTCCGTGAGTTGTTTGGTTCGTTCTATCGCTATCTGGTGTTATATGCTATGCGTTATGTGAGACAGCAGGAAGTGTCGGAAGATATTGTGCAGGAGGTTTTTATTGCTATTTGGGAGAGTGATAAAAAGTATAATTCATATCATGGATTCCGGGCATTTTTGTATGATTCGGTCAAAAATCGTTGCTTGAATTATTTAAAGCACCAAGAGGTTGAACGGCGGCATGCAGAGATTTTATTGCAGGAGCAGGATGAAGAGGACGAAGATCATCGGTTAATGCGTGAGGAGATGTACCGGGCATTGCATCGGGCCGTGGATGAATTGCCGGAGCGTTGTCGTCAGGTGTTCAAATTGCATTTGCAGGGCAAGAAAAATGAGGAAATTGCTCAAATGCTGGAACTTTCTGTGGAAACAGTGAAAACACAGAAAAAGAAGGCGATGTATTTTTTGCGTGAGCGATTAGGTAGGTTGTATTATTTGTTAATGATTCTGAATATTATTGATTTATAG